In Lysobacter lycopersici, a genomic segment contains:
- a CDS encoding winged helix-turn-helix domain-containing protein — protein MLNQHKNLIEPETDFLKVGDCIVDVARRDVYEPGAASPRRITVKSLQVLMMLVAHQGKVVSRVAILEWVWAGTLPSDDVLTQAIAQLRKAFGDDRDTPRYLETIAKGGYRLLAPTAWIESLEHGTKPECSGAPAQADAAVEDRHAATVPDPAPIRTAGGRRARFAITATVAVLGALLATVAILSRNTDGSIAKAPPAAIAAAKPDYQHITSMPGSESGPSLSPDGSQVVYSAYPEDDSSAGLFMQTTTPVPPRAITTNTAGVWDMNPAWSPTGRDIAFVRMGPKDRCAIMLIPASGGEPRQISACREDMDGRVGWHPDGRRLVTTLSPLDLDENGTIHVVDLGNGAWTKLAYRKGEHDVDGLAAYSPDGRWIAFRRNVSLADIWRVPAAGGEPERLTSLKTNINAIAWAPDGKSIVFGRYLDGGVSIAKLDLDTRKVIDLGLPDTAFPSIASRTGAMAFVIGQSKTSNYDVGLDERLTDKSPMKQLFPSSGADLLPSVSPDGQQVAFVSDRSGTIAVWWARIGRPESLRLIEGILPVARYGPVWSADSKRMLMIGRSGDEYGIYEIVPDAGTVRRLPVPDKAPVYAEYLPESSRLLVVGDRDAGQLGLTLYDTSTTPWRAIAARDNVALTRVDAKRGRILFTRPQEAGLWEMAYDLSNTRRISDRPGVGGGRRVLVDDGGVWLASLDEGEGKCDLQWMQLPESRDRPGACLLALAKPVGVTGVSLDRVHRRLYFSLVQGMNEDIGFMRTLPN, from the coding sequence ATGCTGAACCAGCATAAAAACCTCATCGAGCCGGAAACCGACTTCCTGAAGGTCGGCGATTGCATCGTCGACGTCGCGCGTCGCGACGTGTACGAACCCGGTGCCGCGAGCCCGCGCCGCATCACGGTGAAATCGCTGCAGGTGCTGATGATGCTGGTCGCCCACCAGGGCAAGGTGGTGAGCCGGGTCGCGATCCTCGAATGGGTATGGGCGGGCACGTTGCCGAGCGACGACGTGCTGACGCAGGCGATCGCGCAGTTGCGCAAGGCCTTCGGCGACGACCGCGATACGCCGCGTTACCTCGAGACCATCGCCAAGGGCGGATATCGGCTGCTGGCGCCGACTGCATGGATCGAGTCGCTTGAACACGGAACCAAACCCGAATGCAGCGGCGCGCCTGCGCAAGCCGATGCGGCGGTTGAAGATCGGCATGCGGCGACGGTGCCCGATCCGGCGCCGATCCGCACGGCGGGCGGGCGGCGCGCGCGATTCGCAATCACCGCGACGGTTGCCGTGCTCGGCGCCCTGCTGGCGACCGTAGCGATTCTGTCGCGGAATACCGATGGCAGCATCGCCAAGGCGCCTCCCGCCGCCATTGCAGCGGCGAAGCCCGACTACCAGCACATCACGTCAATGCCCGGAAGCGAGAGCGGGCCGAGCCTGTCGCCGGACGGTTCGCAAGTGGTCTACAGCGCCTATCCGGAAGACGATTCCTCCGCCGGGCTGTTCATGCAGACCACGACGCCGGTGCCGCCGCGCGCGATCACCACGAACACGGCGGGCGTCTGGGACATGAACCCGGCATGGTCGCCGACCGGGCGCGACATCGCCTTCGTGCGGATGGGGCCCAAGGATCGTTGCGCGATCATGCTGATCCCCGCCAGCGGCGGCGAACCGCGGCAGATTTCCGCATGCCGCGAGGACATGGACGGTCGGGTCGGATGGCATCCCGATGGCAGGCGCCTGGTCACGACGCTCAGCCCGCTCGATCTCGACGAAAACGGCACCATCCACGTCGTCGACCTCGGCAATGGCGCATGGACGAAGCTCGCTTACCGCAAGGGAGAGCACGATGTCGACGGGCTCGCCGCGTATTCGCCGGATGGTCGCTGGATCGCCTTCCGCCGCAACGTGTCCCTTGCCGACATCTGGCGCGTCCCCGCCGCCGGCGGCGAGCCGGAGCGACTGACCAGCCTGAAGACCAACATCAACGCCATCGCCTGGGCGCCGGATGGCAAGTCCATCGTGTTCGGCCGCTACCTGGACGGCGGCGTTTCGATCGCGAAGCTGGACCTGGACACGCGCAAGGTCATCGATCTCGGATTGCCCGATACCGCCTTCCCGAGCATCGCGTCGCGCACGGGCGCGATGGCGTTCGTGATCGGCCAGTCGAAAACCAGCAACTACGACGTGGGGCTGGACGAGCGACTGACCGACAAAAGCCCGATGAAGCAGTTGTTCCCGTCCTCGGGAGCGGACTTGCTGCCTTCGGTATCGCCCGATGGCCAGCAGGTCGCGTTCGTCTCGGATCGATCAGGAACCATCGCCGTGTGGTGGGCGAGGATCGGGCGACCGGAATCCCTGCGCCTGATCGAAGGCATCCTGCCCGTTGCCCGTTACGGGCCGGTCTGGTCGGCGGACAGCAAGCGCATGCTGATGATCGGGCGCAGCGGCGACGAGTACGGCATTTACGAGATCGTTCCGGATGCGGGCACGGTTCGCAGGCTGCCGGTTCCGGACAAGGCGCCGGTCTATGCCGAATACCTGCCCGAATCGTCGCGCCTGTTGGTCGTGGGCGATCGCGATGCCGGCCAACTGGGCTTGACCCTGTACGACACCTCCACCACGCCATGGCGCGCGATCGCCGCCCGCGATAACGTCGCCCTGACCCGGGTGGACGCCAAGCGCGGCCGCATCCTGTTTACGCGGCCGCAGGAAGCCGGTTTGTGGGAAATGGCCTACGACCTGTCGAATACGCGCCGCATCAGCGATCGCCCCGGAGTCGGGGGCGGGCGCAGGGTGCTGGTCGACGATGGCGGTGTTTGGTTGGCGTCGCTCGACGAGGGCGAAGGCAAATGCGATCTGCAATGGATGCAGTTGCCCGAGTCCAGGGATCGTCCGGGCGCGTGCCTCTTGGCCCTGGCCAAACCCGTGGGCGTCACCGGTGTTTCCCTGGATCGGGTCCATCGCAGGCTGTATTTCTCCCTCGTCCAAGGTATGAACGAGGACATCGGCTTCATGCGCACCCTTCCCAATTGA
- a CDS encoding TonB-dependent receptor plug domain-containing protein: protein MQRKLLTTAISIAMVAVAPSAYAQDTSATDQTPQPDTQAETLDKIVVTGSLIPQTTLETAKPVLVISAEDLKTRGFTNVQDALHQSSFATGGVQGNQQSSGFTQGAETNSLFGLNPGYTKYLVDGRPMANYPALYNGTDVFNNISGIPIDLVERIEILPGGQSSLYGSDAIAGVVNIRLKKNMDGSVVSARLGGYDEGGGESRRISAATDFGSDDGRFHMLLGGQFEHTDPIWGYQRDLTKTYNTHASTAPIATRDFGIFSRFGDLAHQYYFFDPNDCANVSSGFGGTEGLQTRPGRLEPYCGSFYNPGYRTVKNGGESAQVYTHATFDISDNLQLYGDLLYSRESTRYHVGSNYTWWTNALEHQDSNGYFWDPNLGDAIQLQRNFMPEDMGGWERSMERNDSNSYALTLGAAGTFGDSNWDYDIGLTRTEYKLTESTFVKLKDGVNNWFNSHILGPQQGTYYGYPVFTPDYTKFYNLIPVADFDSFTTHAKNHSNTYDNMLRAQVTNSSLFSLPGGDAGLALAVETGTQGWTYTPDALLLADPVTLESQSWGSSATSGKGSRSRYAVTGELRLPVFAPLTISLSGRYDSYKVSGENVSKPTYNIGFEYRPIESLLFRGQYGTAFKAPTLSDEFQGLSGFFSSTNDYLYCHAQNPAYDVNHFDDCLVDPDVDQTQTQPSFAGSISGNPDLEPITAKVWSYGVVWAPTSKFSIAADYNYWNIKNEVAQQSIDQMMKDDLACTSVADGGLGALDPSSGTCQAVFNQVVRNPDGTLRSIFVGKVNVASEVLSAITLNVNYNQSIGSLGDLSFKGSWTRNLKHEQQLYPTDPVIDVLDSGYYSRDPIYRANASVSWKKSDWVTTLYADYIGPTANYIAWTDATNCTFSRCGEVSSYTTYNASVNWQATDDLDLSFVVTNLFNKMPDMDLASYSSASGAPYNEDMFDVYGRGYYLEARWNFGRKQ, encoded by the coding sequence ATGCAACGTAAACTCCTGACGACCGCCATCAGCATAGCGATGGTCGCTGTTGCGCCATCGGCATATGCACAAGACACTTCCGCAACCGATCAAACGCCGCAGCCTGACACCCAGGCCGAGACCCTCGACAAGATCGTCGTCACCGGCTCGTTGATCCCGCAGACAACGCTTGAGACCGCCAAGCCGGTGCTCGTCATTTCCGCCGAGGACCTGAAGACCCGCGGCTTCACCAATGTCCAGGATGCGCTGCACCAAAGCTCGTTCGCGACGGGCGGCGTCCAAGGTAACCAGCAGTCGTCTGGCTTTACACAGGGCGCCGAGACCAACAGCCTGTTCGGCCTGAACCCGGGCTACACGAAGTACCTGGTCGACGGCCGCCCGATGGCGAACTACCCGGCGCTGTACAACGGCACCGACGTGTTCAACAACATCAGCGGCATCCCGATCGACCTGGTCGAGCGCATCGAAATCCTGCCGGGTGGCCAATCCTCTCTGTATGGATCCGACGCCATCGCAGGCGTCGTGAACATCAGGCTCAAGAAAAACATGGACGGCTCGGTGGTGAGCGCTCGCCTCGGCGGCTATGACGAAGGCGGTGGCGAAAGCCGTCGCATCAGCGCCGCGACTGATTTCGGCAGCGACGACGGCCGCTTCCACATGCTGCTGGGCGGCCAGTTCGAGCACACCGACCCGATCTGGGGCTACCAGCGCGACCTGACCAAAACGTACAACACGCACGCATCCACTGCGCCCATCGCCACTCGCGATTTCGGCATCTTCAGCCGTTTCGGCGACTTGGCGCACCAGTATTACTTCTTCGATCCGAACGATTGCGCCAACGTATCCAGTGGTTTCGGTGGCACCGAGGGGTTGCAAACCCGTCCCGGCCGACTCGAGCCTTACTGCGGCTCGTTCTACAATCCCGGTTATCGAACCGTCAAGAATGGCGGCGAAAGCGCGCAAGTCTATACCCACGCCACGTTCGATATAAGCGATAACCTGCAACTCTACGGCGACCTGCTATACAGCAGGGAATCGACGCGGTACCACGTAGGCTCCAACTACACTTGGTGGACCAATGCGCTCGAACACCAGGACAGCAACGGTTATTTCTGGGATCCGAATTTGGGCGATGCCATCCAGCTCCAGCGAAATTTTATGCCGGAGGACATGGGTGGCTGGGAACGATCCATGGAGCGTAACGACAGCAACTCCTACGCACTGACCTTGGGGGCCGCAGGCACCTTCGGCGATTCGAACTGGGATTACGATATCGGCCTCACGCGCACCGAATACAAGCTGACCGAAAGTACCTTTGTCAAGCTCAAGGACGGGGTCAACAACTGGTTCAATAGCCACATCCTCGGTCCGCAGCAGGGCACCTATTACGGCTATCCGGTTTTCACTCCGGACTATACGAAGTTCTATAACTTGATCCCGGTCGCCGATTTCGACAGCTTCACCACTCACGCCAAAAACCACAGCAACACCTACGACAACATGTTGCGTGCGCAGGTCACGAACAGTTCGCTGTTCAGCCTGCCAGGTGGCGATGCGGGTCTCGCGCTGGCGGTGGAAACCGGTACCCAAGGCTGGACCTATACGCCGGATGCGCTCCTCCTAGCAGATCCGGTGACGCTGGAGTCGCAATCCTGGGGGTCCAGTGCGACCAGTGGCAAGGGTTCGCGTAGCCGTTATGCCGTCACCGGCGAACTTCGGCTGCCGGTGTTCGCGCCGTTGACCATCAGTCTGTCGGGTCGCTACGACAGCTACAAGGTCTCCGGCGAAAACGTCTCCAAGCCGACCTACAACATCGGCTTCGAATATCGACCGATCGAAAGCTTGCTTTTCCGCGGGCAATACGGAACCGCCTTCAAGGCCCCGACCTTGAGTGACGAGTTCCAGGGATTGAGCGGCTTCTTCTCTTCGACCAACGACTACCTGTACTGTCACGCGCAAAACCCGGCATATGACGTCAACCATTTCGACGATTGCCTGGTGGACCCCGATGTCGATCAAACTCAAACTCAGCCCAGTTTTGCGGGATCCATCTCGGGCAACCCCGACCTAGAGCCGATTACTGCCAAGGTATGGAGCTACGGCGTGGTCTGGGCGCCGACGTCGAAATTCTCCATTGCCGCGGACTACAATTACTGGAACATCAAGAATGAGGTCGCGCAACAGAGCATCGACCAGATGATGAAGGACGATCTGGCCTGCACTTCGGTGGCTGACGGAGGATTGGGAGCTCTCGATCCGAGTTCTGGAACTTGCCAGGCTGTCTTCAATCAGGTCGTCCGCAACCCGGATGGCACGCTGCGGTCGATCTTCGTCGGCAAAGTCAACGTCGCGAGCGAGGTCTTGTCTGCCATTACCCTTAACGTCAACTACAACCAGAGTATCGGCAGCTTGGGCGATCTGTCCTTCAAGGGTTCCTGGACCAGGAACCTGAAGCACGAGCAGCAGCTCTACCCGACCGATCCGGTGATCGACGTCCTCGACAGCGGCTACTACAGTCGCGATCCGATCTACCGCGCCAATGCCTCCGTGTCTTGGAAGAAGAGCGATTGGGTCACCACTTTGTATGCCGACTACATCGGACCGACTGCGAATTACATTGCTTGGACCGACGCGACCAATTGCACATTCAGCCGTTGTGGCGAAGTGAGTTCCTACACGACCTACAACGCCAGTGTAAATTGGCAGGCGACCGATGACCTCGACCTTTCGTTCGTCGTCACCAATTTGTTCAACAAGATGCCGGATATGGACTTGGCCAGCTATAGCAGCGCCAGCGGCGCGCCCTACAACGAAGACATGTTCGACGTTTATGGTCGCGGCTATTACCTCGAGGCGCGCTGGAACTTCGGCAGGAAGCAGTAA
- a CDS encoding aspartyl/asparaginyl beta-hydroxylase domain-containing protein, whose translation MERSVKLQVPFIQLPLLFDAEALAREVLAIDESCWKPHPQGFAGNSMLPLVAVDGDPANETFDGPMLPTPHLRACPYLQQVFAGLGATIGRSRLMRLSGQAEVSRHFDQGYYWADRVRVHVPIVTQPTVRFECGDMAVNMAAGECWIFDTWRMHRVINDADAARIHLVVDTVGGSGFWDLVGRGRAIGAPPRGPWEPKRVQPAQGVDAEFPLESVNVPVVMSPWEMRSHFGLLFGDALPHPQLQQVQWLAAQLLRGWQGLWAQYGESRAGHQHYRALLDRFQEQALPLSEPLLLNNNGGFQLAMRLLILQSAIGDGTPRNSSEYGSDDRG comes from the coding sequence GACGAATCCTGCTGGAAACCGCATCCGCAGGGATTCGCGGGGAATTCGATGCTGCCGCTGGTCGCGGTCGACGGCGATCCGGCGAACGAGACGTTCGACGGCCCGATGCTCCCCACCCCGCACCTGCGTGCTTGCCCTTACCTGCAGCAGGTCTTCGCCGGCCTCGGCGCGACGATCGGACGCAGCCGGCTGATGCGCCTGTCCGGGCAGGCCGAGGTGTCGCGCCATTTCGACCAGGGCTATTACTGGGCCGACCGCGTGCGCGTGCACGTGCCGATCGTGACCCAGCCGACAGTGCGCTTCGAATGCGGCGACATGGCCGTCAACATGGCCGCGGGCGAATGCTGGATCTTCGACACTTGGCGCATGCACCGGGTGATCAACGACGCCGATGCCGCGCGCATCCACCTCGTGGTCGATACCGTGGGCGGAAGCGGGTTCTGGGACCTGGTGGGGCGCGGACGTGCAATCGGGGCGCCGCCGCGGGGACCGTGGGAACCCAAGCGCGTGCAGCCTGCGCAGGGAGTCGATGCCGAATTCCCGCTGGAATCGGTCAACGTTCCCGTCGTGATGAGCCCGTGGGAAATGCGGTCGCATTTCGGGTTGCTGTTCGGCGATGCGCTGCCGCATCCACAATTGCAGCAAGTGCAATGGCTTGCGGCGCAGCTACTCCGCGGCTGGCAGGGCTTGTGGGCGCAGTACGGCGAAAGCCGCGCTGGCCACCAGCACTATCGGGCGCTGCTCGATCGCTTCCAGGAACAAGCGCTGCCGTTGTCGGAACCGCTCCTGCTCAACAACAACGGCGGGTTCCAGTTGGCGATGAGGTTGCTGATCCTCCAGTCGGCGATCGGCGATGGAACCCCGCGCAACAGCAGCGAATACGGTTCCGACGACCGCGGTTGA